One segment of Neodiprion fabricii isolate iyNeoFabr1 chromosome 1, iyNeoFabr1.1, whole genome shotgun sequence DNA contains the following:
- the LOC124180978 gene encoding uncharacterized protein LOC124180978 codes for MVGNRSKITSSNCAIACLTMQPKIIKVSDASATMEFEGESPIVTEEEVLSILSKKLSRDFDMVEYNLRPLNSTNGFLGLYYELTAVVKIDEAATEYKFFLKTQPLKHSPQYEFLVEANHFQKELTMYGKIIPRMKTGKNQASWSAECYLTRDDLIVMDDLSALRYAMPDKYALFDYNHCAVLLQTLARLHSGSFVIEDKLKSEGKTLFEVYGHVLDEPLFNGSDISRRYRASCVLGTRSLIDLLRDELTEEQRAEFKERVEPWCDNFPAILSPSTKYRNVICHRDLWANNMMLKYDESGNPQHCCLIDLQFARYGTPAIDCVISLHLITDRETRDKHGESLLRVYHRTFEEELRNAGLDARDCLEWSTFLKSCEETKPTALVYAILNQPVTMLDPDTCSEQFIEAPELLNESLYNDRSALVCGQFLSVQPYRERITEALLEAYELLPNYVASQL; via the coding sequence ATGGTAGGCAACCGTTCCAAGATCACATCAAGTAACTGTGCCATTGCATGTCTCACCATGCAgccgaaaataataaaagtgagcGACGCTTCAGCGACCATGGAATTCGAAGGCGAATCGCCGATTGTGACTGAAGAGGAGGTGCTGAGTATTCTGTCGAAAAAACTCTCCCGGGACTTCGATATGGTCGAGTACAATCTCCGCCCATTAAACTCAACCAACGGCTTCCTCGGACTCTACTACGAACTCACCGCAGTGGTGAAAATCGACGAAGCAGCCACAGAGTACaagtttttcttgaaaactcAGCCGTTGAAGCACAGCCCCCAGTACGAATTCCTAGTCGAGGCGAACCATTTCCAGAAGGAATTGACGATGTACGGGAAGATTATTCCACGCATGAAAACGGGAAAGAATCAGGCCAGCTGGTCGGCCGAGTGTTACTTAACGAGGGACGATCTCATAGTTATGGACGACCTCTCGGCCCTTCGATACGCGATGCCTGACAAGTACGCGCTCTTCGATTACAACCACTGCGCGGTCCTCCTTCAAACCTTGGCCCGATTGCACTCGGGCTCCTTTGTGATCGAGGATAAGCTCAAGTCGGAGGGCAAGACCTTGTTCGAGGTCTACGGGCATGTTTTGGACGAGCCACTCTTCAACGGCTCCGATATATCGAGGAGATACAGAGCCTCGTGCGTCCTGGGAACGAGATCCTTGATCGACCTTCTGCGCGACGAGCTGACCGAAGAGCAAAGGGCCGAATTCAAGGAACGCGTCGAGCCGTGGTGCGATAACTTCCCGGCAATCCTGAGCCCTTCGACGAAGTACAGGAACGTAATTTGCCACCGCGACCTCTGGGCCAACAACATGATGCTCAAGTACGACGAGTCGGGAAATCCGCAACACTGTTGCTTGATAGACTTGCAATTCGCTCGGTACGGTACACCGGCAATCGACTGCGTGATTTCTCTACACTTGATCACCGACCGAGAAACGAGAGACAAACACGGAGAATCGTTGTTGAGAGTATACCATCGAACCTTTGAGGAGGAGTTGAGGAACGCCGGACTTGATGCCCGGGACTGTCTTGAGTGGTCGACGTTTTTGAAGAGTTGCGAAGAAACGAAGCCAACCGCTCTCGTCTACGCTATTCTTAACCAACCTGTAACAATGCTGGATCCCGATACATGCAGTGAACAATTTATCGAGGCGCCGGAGTTGTTGAACGAGAGCTTGTACAACGATAGATCGGCGCTGGTGTGCGGTCAGTTTCTTTCCGTACAACCATACCGGGAACGAATTACTGAAGCCTTGCTAGAGGCGTACGAATTGTTGCCAAACTACGTGGCGAGTCAACTGTGA
- the LOC124180986 gene encoding uncharacterized protein LOC124180986 has translation MKPKLTELKDVSATMEPEAKSPLVTKEEVLSILSKKLSGEFELVEYKLRSLNSTNGFLGIYYGLTALVKIDGVTKEHKFFLKAQPSKQSPQFDLLMAAKATEKESAMYTEIIPRMGNGSCCSGWSAKCYLTKENVLVLDDLFAQGYVTTDKYVPFDYNHCLVVLRSLARFHAGSFIIDEKLRSENKSLFEVYGDILGESLYNDSGISTRMLSSCILGTMSLIDLLQKELSESERAEFKERVRPWGENTEELLNPSKKYRNVICHRDLWANNLMLKYDASGKPEHCCLIDLQILRYNPPATDCVYVLYLTTDRETRDKHGESLLRMYYETLERELMNAGLDSKRCLDWPTFRKSCEDTRSAAIVYAIMNLPVMLLHPDMIKKQFNESPELLNESLYNDRSAVVCNQFLNVKPYRERLTEVLLEAYEFLPRYKEGIRP, from the coding sequence ATGAAGCCAAAGCTGACAGAATTGAAAGACGTTTCGGCGACCATGGAACCCGAAGCTAAATCGCCGCTTGTGACTAAGGAAGAAGTGCTGAGTATACTGTCGAAAAAACTCTCCGGAGAGTTCGAGCTTGTCGAGTACAAGCTCCGCTCATTAAACTCAACCAACGGCTTCCTCGGAATCTATTACGGACTCACGGCCCTGGTGAAAATCGACGGAGTGACCAAGGAGCACAAGTTTTTCCTGAAGGCTCAACCCTCGAAGCAGAGTCCTCAGTTCGATCTGCTGATGGCGGCAAAGGCGACGGAAAAGGAGTCGGCGATGTACACCGAAATCATACCGCGCATGGGAAACGGGAGCTGCTGTTCCGGCTGGTCGGCCAAGTGCTATTTGACCAAGGAAAACGTCCTGGTCCTCGACGACCTGTTCGCCCAGGGTTACGTTACGACGGACAAGTACGTGCCCTTCGACTACAATCATTGCCTGGTCGTCCTTAGATCCTTGGCCCGATTCCACGCCGGGTCCTTCATAATCGACGAGAAGCTCAGATCGGAGAACAAGAGTCTGTTCGAGGTCTACGGCGACATATTGGGCGAGTCGTTGTACAACGATAGCGGAATATCAACGCGAATGCTGAGCTCGTGCATCCTGGGAACAATGTCATTGATCGACCTCCTGCAGAAGGAGTTGAGCGAGTCGGAAAGGGCCGAGTTCAAGGAACGCGTCAGACCGTGGGGCGAGAATACGGAGGAGCTTTTGAACCCTTCGAAAAAGTATAGAAATGTCATTTGCCACCGCGATTTATGGGCCAACAACCTGATGTTAAAGTACGACGCTTCGGGTAAGCCGGAGCACTGTTGTCTGATAGACTTGCAGATTCTTCGTTACAATCCACCGGCGACCGACTGTGTCTACGTTCTTTACTTGACCACCGACAGAGAGACGAGGGACAAACACGGGGAATCGCTTTTGCGAATGTACTACGAAACGTTGGAGAGGGAATTGATGAACGCGGGACTCGATTCGAAACGCTGTCTCGACTGGCCGACCTTTCGGAAGAGCTGCGAAGACACGAGGTCTGCGGCTATTGTTTATGCGATTATGAATTTACCCGTGATGCTACTTCATCCTGATATGATTAAGAAACAATTCAACGAATCGCCAGAGCTACTGAACGAGAGTTTATACAACGACAGATCTGCCGTGGTGtgcaatcaatttttgaatgtCAAACCATACCGAGAACGATTGACTGAAGTCTTACTCGAGGCTTACGAGTTTTTGCCACGATATAAAGAAGGCATCAGACCATAG
- the LOC124180972 gene encoding uncharacterized protein LOC124180972: MKTKPVEASLKSEAVEAPVLTTEEVLTIMRKKITGSFDLVEYNLRVINKTNGFMGLYHALTTVVKVNGATRVDHFFLKAKPLKHSPQYEFLVESNHFQKELTMYGKIIPRMKTGKNQASWSAECYLTRDDLIVMDDLSALRYAMPDKYALFDYNHCAVLLQTLARLHSGSFVIEDKLKSEGKTLFEVYGHVLDEPLFNGSDISRRYRASCVLGTRSLIDLLRDELTEEQRAEFKERVEPWCDNFPAILSPSTKYRNVICHRDLWANNMMLKYDESGNPQHCCLIDLQFARYGTPAIDCVISLHLITDRETRDKHGESLLRVYHRTFEEELRNAGLDARDCLEWSTFLKSCEETKPTALVYAILNQPVTMLDPDTCSEQFAASPELLNESLYNDRSALVCGQFLSVQPYRERITEALLEAYELLPNYVASQL, encoded by the coding sequence ATGAAGACAAAACCAGTTGAAGCAAGCTTGAAGTCCGAAGCTGTGGAAGCTCCGGTTTTAACCACAGAAGAAGTATTGACaataatgaggaaaaaaattaccggaAGCTTTGATCTGGTTGAGTACAACCTTCGTGTAATAAACAAGACCAATGGGTTTATGGGATTATACCACGCGCTCACCACAGTAGTGAAAGTCAACGGTGCGACAAGAGTGGACCATTTTTTCTTGAAAGCGAAACCGTTGAAACACAGTCCCCAGTACGAATTCCTGGTCGAGTCGAACCATTTCCAGAAGGAATTGACGATGTACGGGAAGATTATTCCACGCATGAAAACCGGAAAGAATCAGGCCAGCTGGTCGGCCGAGTGTTACTTAACGAGGGACGATCTGATAGTTATGGACGACCTCTCGGCCCTTCGATACGCGATGCCTGACAAGTACGCGCTCTTCGATTACAACCACTGCGCGGTCCTCCTTCAAACCTTGGCCCGATTGCACTCGGGCTCCTTTGTGATCGAGGATAAGCTCAAGTCGGAGGGCAAGACCTTGTTCGAGGTCTACGGGCATGTTTTGGACGAGCCACTCTTCAACGGCTCCGATATATCGAGGAGATACAGAGCCTCGTGCGTCCTGGGAACGAGATCCTTGATCGACCTTCTGCGCGACGAGCTGACCGAAGAGCAAAGGGCCGAATTCAAGGAACGCGTCGAGCCGTGGTGCGACAACTTCCCGGCAATCCTGAGCCCTTCGACGAAGTACAGGAACGTAATTTGCCACCGCGACCTCTGGGCCAACAACATGATGCTCAAGTACGACGAGTCGGGAAATCCGCAACACTGTTGCTTGATAGACTTGCAATTCGCTCGGTACGGTACACCGGCAATCGACTGCGTGATTTCTCTACACTTGATCACCGACCGGGAAACGAGAGACAAACACGGAGAATCGTTGTTGAGAGTATACCATCGAACCTTTGAGGAGGAGTTGAGGAACGCCGGACTTGATGCCCGGGACTGTCTTGAGTGGTCGACGTTTTTGAAGAGTTGCGAAGAAACGAAGCCAACCGCTCTCGTCTACGCTATTCTTAACCAACCTGTAACAATGCTGGATCCCGATACATGCAGTGAACAATTCGCAGCGTCGCCGGAGTTGTTGAACGAGAGCTTGTATAACGATAGATCGGCGCTGGTGTGCGGTCAGTTTCTTTCCGTACAACCATACCGGGAACGAATTACTGAAGCCTTGCTAGAGGCGTACGAATTGTTGCCAAACTACGTGGCAAGTCAACTGTGA